In Candidatus Caldatribacterium sp., the genomic stretch ACTTTCTGTACGCCTCCCCGAACCGTCCGGCAAGGAACGTCTCTTCTGCCCGGATAATGGACCCGTAAAGGACGAGGAAAATCCCAAGGAAAAGGGGGACAAGAGCAAGGAGCCCCGAAAGGAAGACAATGCCAAGGCCGATGCAACCGTTGGCAAGGTAAAGGGGATTCCGCACGTACGCATACGGACCGGCAGTGGTGAGCTCTTCCACTTCCTCCATCGGACCACGGTACGTCTTTATGTACCCGCAGGCCCAGAGGCGCAGAGCCTCTCCAAGGATGATAAGAAGAATCCCAAGATGAAAGAGGGGAAACCTTGGGCGGGCGAAAAGGTAGACCACCCCTCCTGTAATTCCCCAGATTGTTCCGCGGTAGGGGAAAAGGAATTTCCCTATTTGGGCGATTTCTCGAAAAGGCGCCAGAGCTCGTCCTGAGGACATTCGGCAATCTCCTCCCAAGTTCCGTCCCGGCGGATGAGTACCCGAGGTCCTTTGGTTACCCGACCGATAATTGCGGCAGGGATTGAAGCCGAAGAAAGCGCAGCAAGAAGAGGCTTAGGATCAGGCGTGAAGATAAGGAGCGTTCCGCTTGAGATGAGCCGAAGGGGGTCACAACCGAAGTGCTCTGCAATACGCCTTGTTTCCGGGAAAACAATGACTCTTGCCTCTTCAACTTCAAATCCAAGCCCCCGGGCACTGCAGACCTCCCAGATTGCACCTAAAACTCCACCCTCTGTTGCATCGTGGAGGCAATGAGGAGAAAAGGAAAGGGCAATTCTCCCCTCCGGAAGAACGCTCACCCATCTGAGGAACGCCTGAGCCCTCTTGAGCTCTTCCTCGGAGAGTACCCCTCTGAGTTCTCCCTCCCGCTCAAGGGCAAGAATTCCTGTTCCCTCAATTCCCGCTCCCTTCGTCATGACGATTGAATCTCCCGGGGCGATTCGTGTCACATCGGGAAGGGGCTCGCACTCAATTTTTCCTATTCCGGTGCAGTGGATAATGGGGCGTGTCACTGCATCGGTCACTTCGGTATGCCCTCCAAGGATGGCAAAGCCGATCTCTCTTGCCGTTTCGTCGAGCTCTCGCATGACTCCTTCGACGAATTCCGGGGAAACCCCAGAAGGGAAAAGGAGGCTCACAAGGAGAGCCACAGGTTCTGCACCTGAGGCGATGAGGTCATTGGCCACAAGGTGAGGGGCAAGGGTTCCCGCCTCACGAGTCGTCCCTGTCACCGGATCACAGGTAGCGGAAATGTAGAAAGAGGAAAAGCGCAAAACTCCGCAGTCCCGGCCAAGGTAAGGGCCAAAGACGACTTCCTGGCGTTTTGCCCCCTGGAAAGGAAAAACAAGGCGCTCGAGTTCACGAGGTGAGAGCTTCCCGAGTCTCATCGGCTTTCACATGTCCTCCAACGCAGATTCTCCCCCGCATCCGGGCCCCATCCTCGATGTAGAGGGTCTCGGTATGCACCTCTCCCTCCACGCGACCCCGAGGAGCAAGGTAAAGGACAGTGCTCCGGAAGACCCCCCGGCAGTGCCCTTCGATGTAGAGGCACTGGGACTCCACTTCTACCGTTGCCCTTGCCGTCTCTGCAAAGACAGCCACCGGGCAGCGAATGCTCCCCCAGACCTCTCCCTCAACACGCACCAAAGAAGCACTCTCGATTTCACCTTCAAAGCTCACTCCCGAAGGGAAAAAGACGTCCACGGGATGCCGGGAGAAAGCGGGATCCATTTTTCTCCAGAACTTCCCTAAAAATGCGTTCTTCCAGGATGCAAGTACTGCAAAAAAGGGCATGATCCGCATATAAAAAAAGCCCCGGGGAAGAATCCCCGGGGCTTTCGGTATCCTTCTTAGAAGCTTACAGTGAGCTCAGCAGTGATTGTGCCAGCACCGTCGATGATGTCGCCCTGACCGAAGTCGTCGCCTGCTTCAAAGGTATTGAGTTCGTAGCTCAGAGTAAGGGTGGTGTTCTCCGCCATATCCCAGTCAAGTTGTGCCAGGACGCTGTAGGGTGGAACACCAGAAGCGGGTGTGCTGTCGTAGCGAGCTTCCAAGGTTGCGGTGGTCCCTTCCTCAAGCCACTGGTACTTGAACTGGCCCACAGCGGTAATGCCCTGGGTTGCCATGTTGTACTCGGCACCAACCGAGAAGTAT encodes the following:
- a CDS encoding isoprenylcysteine carboxylmethyltransferase family protein, with product MSSGRALAPFREIAQIGKFLFPYRGTIWGITGGVVYLFARPRFPLFHLGILLIILGEALRLWACGYIKTYRGPMEEVEELTTAGPYAYVRNPLYLANGCIGLGIVFLSGLLALVPLFLGIFLVLYGSIIRAEETFLAGRFGEAYRKYASSVPRFVPRLSPYPERKGTFSLRVLLERETMTLATLAVTILLFYLRGFGFL
- a CDS encoding polymer-forming cytoskeletal protein, which produces MPFFAVLASWKNAFLGKFWRKMDPAFSRHPVDVFFPSGVSFEGEIESASLVRVEGEVWGSIRCPVAVFAETARATVEVESQCLYIEGHCRGVFRSTVLYLAPRGRVEGEVHTETLYIEDGARMRGRICVGGHVKADETREALTS